Proteins encoded by one window of Micromonospora coxensis:
- a CDS encoding MFS transporter: MPLSSRSGRSVLGRTVGTGVRAVRLLLRGSVSGGRWMTRRAGSARAKGAGNEVGMVRLFDLHAISCAGDTLIAIGLAGTIFFDVPLGEARSKVALYLLVTMVPFAMLAPVVGPLLDHFRHGRRYALATTMLGRAFLAWLISDYIGGFGLYPAAFGVLALSRAYGVARSAAVPRLLPEGLGLSQVGARASVYGTVAGALVAPIGLAAFWFGPQWPLRVASVIFLVGMVIALRLPPKADSEPPERVPRPLRALRRDGDRPLGRGRPAGRLVIATLIGAAALRALYGFLLLFLAFALKKGDLTTDFFGRELSDQMALGLVGGALAVGGFLATALGTRLRIHRPAAIQSSTMVIVAGVAVLATVKFSLPMVAVLCLVAAMSSGIAKLAVDASIQERIPERLRASSFAHSETALMLAFVAGGGLGLVPFDGRIGIAVAAGVGVLAAGRGVLVAGRLRAERLIGRPLTDEELTDRDREATEADRAAAAQAAADQEAADREAGRDGHHRGDTLVDGTPVDDDAAEAAAQAAPTSPAPTGQPSDDAGLAPPGYHIYRPSSAVPRAGDADDERRRQSPGPVS, encoded by the coding sequence ATGCCGCTGTCCTCCCGCTCCGGGCGGTCCGTCCTCGGCCGGACCGTCGGCACGGGCGTGCGCGCCGTACGTCTGCTGCTCCGCGGTTCCGTCAGCGGCGGACGCTGGATGACCCGGCGGGCCGGCTCGGCCCGGGCCAAGGGGGCGGGCAACGAGGTCGGCATGGTCCGCCTCTTCGACCTGCACGCGATCTCCTGCGCCGGTGACACGCTGATCGCGATCGGGCTGGCCGGGACGATCTTCTTCGACGTCCCGCTCGGCGAGGCGCGCAGCAAGGTGGCGCTCTACCTGCTGGTCACGATGGTGCCCTTCGCCATGCTCGCGCCGGTGGTCGGCCCACTGCTCGACCACTTCCGCCACGGTCGCCGGTACGCCCTGGCCACCACCATGCTCGGCCGGGCCTTCCTGGCCTGGCTGATCTCGGACTACATCGGCGGCTTCGGGCTCTACCCGGCCGCGTTCGGCGTGCTGGCGCTCTCCCGCGCGTACGGCGTGGCCCGCTCGGCGGCCGTGCCCCGGCTGCTGCCGGAGGGCCTCGGGCTCTCCCAGGTCGGGGCCCGGGCCAGCGTCTACGGCACGGTGGCCGGCGCACTGGTGGCCCCGATCGGGTTGGCCGCGTTCTGGTTCGGGCCGCAGTGGCCGCTCCGGGTCGCGTCGGTGATCTTCCTGGTCGGCATGGTGATCGCGCTGCGGCTGCCCCCCAAGGCGGACTCCGAGCCGCCGGAGCGGGTGCCCCGACCGCTGCGGGCGCTGCGCCGCGACGGTGACCGCCCGCTGGGCCGGGGCCGACCGGCCGGACGGCTGGTGATCGCCACCCTGATCGGGGCGGCGGCGCTGCGCGCGCTCTACGGCTTCCTGCTGCTCTTCCTGGCGTTCGCGTTGAAGAAGGGCGACCTGACCACCGACTTCTTCGGCCGGGAACTGAGCGACCAGATGGCGTTGGGCCTGGTCGGCGGGGCGCTGGCCGTCGGCGGATTCCTGGCCACCGCGCTCGGCACCCGGCTGCGCATCCACCGGCCGGCGGCCATCCAGTCCAGCACGATGGTCATCGTGGCGGGCGTGGCGGTCCTGGCCACGGTGAAGTTCTCCCTGCCGATGGTCGCGGTGCTCTGCCTGGTGGCCGCGATGAGCAGCGGGATCGCCAAGCTGGCCGTGGACGCCTCGATCCAGGAGCGGATCCCGGAGCGGCTGCGGGCCAGCTCGTTCGCCCACTCGGAGACCGCCCTGATGCTCGCCTTCGTCGCCGGTGGCGGCCTGGGGCTCGTCCCCTTCGACGGGCGGATCGGCATCGCGGTGGCCGCCGGGGTCGGGGTGCTCGCCGCCGGCCGGGGTGTGCTGGTCGCCGGCCGGCTGCGCGCCGAACGCCTCATCGGCCGGCCGCTCACCGACGAGGAGCTGACCGACCGGGACCGGGAGGCGACCGAGGCGGACCGGGCCGCCGCCGCGCAGGCCGCCGCCGACCAGGAGGCCGCCGACCGGGAGGCCGGACGGGACGGCCACCACCGGGGCGACACCCTGGTGGACGGGACCCCGGTGGACGACGACGCGGCGGAGGCCGCGGCGCAGGCCGCGCCGACCTCGCCCGCCCCGACCGGGCAGCCCTCCGACGACGCCGGGCTGGCCCCGCCCGGGTACCACATCTACCGGCCGTCCTCGGCCGTCCCGCGTGCCGGCGACGCCGACGACGAGCGGCGGCGGCAGTCGCCCGGGCCGGTGTCGTGA
- a CDS encoding DUF3027 domain-containing protein, which produces MGNNGRVTRPASTRAARLDQVCAAAVEVARDAITEVEPSDVGDHLRAVAEGDRVVTHYFECLLAGYRGWRWAVTVTRVARSKHVTVCETVLLPGSDALLAPGWVPWQERLKPGDLGPGDLLPTPADDERLAPGYLLSDDPAVEEVSWELGLGRPRVLSREGRADTAQRWYDGDHGPSAPISVAAPAAARCGTCGFYLPLAGALRQSFGACGNFYAPDDGRVVSADHGCGAHSETLVESAESAVEELPTVYDDSAVEAMSVSRAPGSVEAAEPGEPYGHP; this is translated from the coding sequence ATGGGGAACAATGGTCGGGTGACCAGGCCCGCCTCCACCCGTGCCGCCCGCCTCGACCAGGTCTGCGCCGCCGCCGTCGAGGTGGCCCGTGACGCGATCACCGAGGTGGAGCCCTCCGACGTCGGCGACCACCTGCGCGCCGTCGCCGAGGGCGACCGGGTCGTCACGCACTACTTCGAGTGCCTGCTGGCCGGCTACCGGGGCTGGCGCTGGGCGGTCACGGTCACCCGGGTGGCGCGGAGCAAGCACGTCACCGTCTGCGAGACGGTGCTGCTGCCCGGCTCGGACGCGCTGCTCGCCCCCGGCTGGGTGCCCTGGCAGGAGCGACTCAAGCCGGGCGACCTCGGGCCGGGCGACCTGCTCCCCACCCCGGCGGACGACGAGCGCCTCGCCCCCGGCTACCTGCTCTCCGACGACCCGGCGGTCGAGGAGGTCTCCTGGGAACTCGGCCTCGGCCGGCCCCGGGTGCTCTCCCGCGAGGGACGCGCCGACACGGCCCAGCGCTGGTACGACGGTGACCACGGCCCGTCCGCACCGATCTCGGTGGCCGCTCCGGCCGCCGCCCGGTGCGGCACCTGCGGTTTCTACCTGCCGCTCGCCGGTGCGCTGCGGCAGTCCTTCGGCGCCTGCGGCAACTTCTACGCCCCGGACGACGGCCGGGTGGTGAGCGCCGACCACGGGTGCGGCGCGCACTCCGAGACGCTTGTCGAGAGCGCCGAGTCCGCGGTCGAGGAACTGCCGACGGTCTACGACGACAGCGCGGTGGAGGCCATGTCGGTCAGCCGGGCCCCGGGGTCGGTGGAGGCCGCCGAGCCGGGCGAGCCGTACGGCCACCCCTGA
- a CDS encoding DUF2530 domain-containing protein — translation MPQEQPPRPEPLDPPMVPFAVAGLVAWAVAGLVLLVFFRGWLTEHGHENWLWTCLAGFLWGFPGLAVMMRHDANRRRRRQAAGQG, via the coding sequence GTGCCACAGGAGCAACCGCCGCGCCCCGAGCCGCTCGACCCGCCGATGGTGCCGTTCGCGGTCGCCGGGCTGGTCGCCTGGGCCGTCGCCGGCCTCGTCCTGCTGGTCTTCTTCCGCGGCTGGCTCACCGAGCACGGGCACGAGAACTGGCTCTGGACCTGCCTGGCCGGATTCCTGTGGGGCTTTCCCGGCCTGGCGGTGATGATGCGGCACGACGCCAACCGGCGCCGCCGTCGACAGGCCGCCGGTCAGGGCTGA